One part of the Bacillus sp. FJAT-45350 genome encodes these proteins:
- a CDS encoding homoserine dehydrogenase — protein MLSVGLIGFGTVGTGVYERIEETRSTLESLLQQEISITKILVSNREKERELSIDKTLLTDNEEDFFKEEYDLVFEAIGGTIPAKDYVSSFLNRGIPVITANKELVAKHGKELEELANEHDTFLGYEATVAGGIPIVNALKANLATSPIHKVLGILNGTTNYILTEMNEKGKGFEEALTEAQELGFAEADPTDDIEGFDSWYKIRILSRLCFGEWPEEYNVRRTGITKIEKWKVTIAEELGLTIKLIGEAKKINGTIKGSVAPAFVTKNHSFSHIKSVSNAVQVVSEWFDNLSFTGPGAGKKPTANSMIEDFVFHFHNKSSHLVKLQAPIQNNNFDETRLLLFSNKDEEKPLKEKLQQFNHKIEQVYCNGERLVWVITISEVELEGFQDTIPNCFPIFGDEEIVKLNKNIVSV, from the coding sequence ATGTTATCAGTAGGTTTAATTGGATTTGGAACAGTTGGGACTGGAGTATATGAGAGAATAGAAGAAACTCGTTCGACGTTAGAAAGCTTATTACAGCAAGAGATTAGTATAACTAAAATCTTAGTAAGTAATCGTGAAAAGGAAAGAGAGTTATCTATCGATAAGACGCTCCTTACAGATAATGAAGAAGATTTTTTTAAGGAAGAGTATGATTTAGTATTTGAAGCAATTGGAGGAACGATACCAGCAAAGGACTATGTTTCTAGTTTTTTAAATAGAGGTATTCCTGTGATTACTGCTAATAAAGAGTTAGTTGCAAAGCATGGGAAGGAATTAGAGGAATTAGCAAATGAACATGATACGTTTTTAGGATATGAGGCAACAGTTGCTGGAGGTATACCAATTGTTAATGCCCTAAAGGCTAATTTAGCTACGAGCCCTATTCATAAAGTTTTAGGAATTCTTAATGGAACGACAAATTACATACTAACGGAAATGAATGAAAAGGGAAAAGGGTTTGAGGAGGCTTTAACTGAGGCACAAGAGCTTGGTTTTGCAGAGGCTGACCCGACAGATGATATCGAGGGATTTGACAGTTGGTACAAAATTCGAATACTCAGCCGCCTCTGTTTTGGCGAATGGCCTGAGGAATACAATGTACGACGCACTGGTATCACAAAGATCGAAAAATGGAAAGTGACAATTGCAGAGGAACTAGGGCTTACGATTAAATTAATTGGGGAAGCCAAGAAGATTAACGGAACAATTAAAGGGAGTGTTGCACCAGCATTTGTAACGAAGAATCATAGTTTTTCACATATAAAAAGTGTATCAAATGCTGTTCAAGTAGTTAGTGAGTGGTTCGACAATTTGAGCTTTACTGGTCCTGGTGCAGGAAAGAAGCCAACGGCGAATAGTATGATAGAGGATTTTGTTTTTCACTTTCACAATAAAAGTAGTCATTTAGTAAAGCTACAAGCCCCAATACAAAATAATAATTTTGACGAGACGAGATTACTTTTATTTTCTAATAAAGATGAAGAAAAACCGTTAAAGGAAAAGCTTCAACAGTTTAATCATAAGATAGAACAAGTTTATTGTAATGGAGAAAGATTGGTTTGGGTTATAACTATATCTGAAGTAGAATTAGAAGGTTTTCAAGATACTATTCCTAATTGTTTTCCTATCTTTGGGGATGAAGAAATAGTTAAACTGAACAAGAATATCGTATCTGTCTAA
- the aspS gene encoding aspartate--tRNA ligase: MIGRTHNCGEITEQTIGEKVQLKGWVRTRRDLGQVIFIDLRDRSGIVQVVFSPEISEEALKIADRVRSEYVLDVEGTVVKRDDETINEKIPTGTVEVHVNKITILNASKALPFQIEEGTDASEDIRLRYRYLDLRRPDMQETFMLRHKTTKMIRDYLDNNRFLEIETPMLTKSTPEGARDYLVPSRVHHGEFYALPQSPQLFKQLLMVSGFERYYQIVRCFRDEDLRADRQPEFTQVDIETSFMDKEDLISMMEEMMVNVLKETKGIDVQLPFQRLTYDDAMNRYGSDKPDTRFDMELVELSDIVKDSNFKVFTSAVANGGIVKGLNVKGVATKMSRKEIDELADFVAIYGAKGLAWLKVEEDELKGPIAKFFNEEETAAIRKELNAEPGDLLFFGADKKQVVWDSLGALRLKFGKELGLIDNSKFNFLWVVDFPLVEYDEDGKRYVALHHPFTSPKVEDLDLLDKEPGKVRAEAYDLVLNGYELGGGSQRIYQRDVQEKMFSALGFTPEEAKEQFGFLLDAFEYGTPPHGGIALGLDRLIMLLAGKTNLRDTIAFPKTASASCLLTNAPGEVSEAQLKELNLSIVPRKEEKKVNA; encoded by the coding sequence ATGATAGGAAGAACTCATAACTGTGGAGAAATTACGGAACAAACAATTGGGGAAAAGGTTCAGTTAAAAGGATGGGTACGAACACGTCGTGACTTAGGTCAAGTAATTTTCATTGACCTTCGTGATCGTTCAGGAATTGTACAGGTTGTATTCAGTCCTGAAATTTCTGAAGAGGCATTGAAAATCGCTGACCGTGTTCGTAGTGAGTACGTATTAGATGTTGAAGGAACAGTTGTAAAGCGTGACGATGAGACAATTAATGAAAAGATTCCAACAGGAACGGTAGAAGTTCATGTTAATAAAATTACAATTTTAAATGCTTCGAAAGCTCTTCCATTCCAAATTGAAGAAGGTACGGATGCTTCGGAAGATATTCGTTTAAGATACCGTTATTTAGATCTTCGCCGTCCAGACATGCAGGAAACTTTTATGCTACGTCATAAAACAACAAAAATGATTCGTGATTACTTAGATAACAATCGTTTCCTAGAGATTGAAACACCAATGCTAACAAAAAGTACACCAGAAGGAGCACGTGATTATTTAGTTCCAAGTCGTGTACACCATGGAGAGTTTTATGCATTGCCTCAATCACCACAACTATTTAAGCAGTTATTAATGGTTTCAGGCTTTGAGCGTTATTATCAAATTGTACGCTGTTTCCGTGATGAAGATTTACGTGCTGACCGTCAGCCTGAGTTCACTCAAGTCGATATCGAAACTTCTTTCATGGATAAAGAAGATTTAATTTCAATGATGGAAGAAATGATGGTAAATGTTTTAAAAGAAACAAAAGGTATAGATGTACAGCTTCCATTCCAACGTTTGACGTACGATGATGCGATGAACCGTTATGGCTCAGACAAGCCTGATACTCGTTTCGACATGGAGCTTGTGGAGCTCTCTGATATCGTCAAAGATAGTAACTTTAAAGTGTTTACTAGTGCCGTTGCAAACGGCGGAATTGTTAAAGGATTAAATGTAAAAGGTGTTGCAACGAAAATGTCTCGTAAAGAGATCGATGAGTTAGCAGACTTTGTTGCTATTTATGGAGCAAAAGGTTTAGCTTGGTTAAAAGTCGAAGAAGACGAGCTAAAAGGGCCAATTGCGAAGTTCTTTAACGAAGAAGAGACAGCTGCGATTCGCAAGGAGCTAAATGCCGAACCAGGAGATTTATTATTCTTCGGAGCTGATAAGAAGCAAGTTGTATGGGATAGCCTTGGAGCTCTTCGTTTGAAGTTTGGTAAAGAGCTAGGACTTATCGATAACAGCAAATTCAACTTCCTTTGGGTAGTAGACTTCCCACTTGTTGAATATGATGAAGACGGAAAACGTTATGTGGCACTACACCATCCGTTCACAAGTCCGAAAGTAGAAGACCTTGATTTACTAGATAAAGAACCAGGTAAAGTTCGTGCAGAAGCATATGACCTTGTTCTTAATGGTTATGAGCTTGGTGGAGGTTCACAACGTATTTATCAACGTGATGTACAAGAAAAAATGTTCTCTGCATTAGGATTTACTCCTGAAGAGGCAAAAGAGCAATTTGGATTCCTTCTAGATGCATTTGAATACGGTACACCTCCACATGGTGGGATTGCACTAGGTTTAGACCGTCTAATTATGTTACTAGCGGGAAAAACAAACTTACGTGATACAATTGCATTCCCTAAAACAGCAAGTGCTAGCTGCTTATTAACGAATGCACCAGGTGAAGTAAGTGAAGCTCAATTAAAAGAATTAAACTTATCAATTGTTCCAAGGAAAGAAGAGAAAAAAGTTAACGCATAA
- the hisS gene encoding histidine--tRNA ligase — translation MKIQIPRGTQDILPGDVELWQYIERKARDLCKRYNYSEIRTPIFEHTEVFQRGVGDTTDIVQKEMYTFTDRGDRSLTLRPEGTASTVRSYVENKLFGSPSQPIKLYYIGPMFRYERPQSGRMRQFVQFGIEALGSNDPAIDAEVIALAMEFYRELGLSNLKLVINSLGDDESRQAHRNALIDHFKPRIGEFCSDCQSRLEKNPLRILDCKKDRDHELMGTAPSILNYLNEDSKAFFSKVQKYLTDMNISFEVDATLVRGLDYYNNTAFEIMIEGEGFGAITTLSGGGRYNGLAEELGGPETPGIGFALSIERLLMALKAQNVEIPVEQSIDCYIVAMGESAKDRAASLLFELRQAGLTAEKDYLDRKVKGQFKAADRLKAKYTAVIGDDELAANKINVKSMGTGDKEEVSLDQFANYMKEKAEEE, via the coding sequence ATGAAGATTCAAATACCACGGGGAACACAAGATATTTTACCTGGGGATGTAGAGTTATGGCAATACATAGAAAGAAAAGCGCGAGATTTGTGCAAACGATACAATTACAGTGAAATTCGTACGCCAATATTTGAGCATACAGAAGTGTTCCAACGAGGAGTTGGGGATACGACAGATATTGTTCAAAAAGAAATGTATACATTCACGGATAGAGGAGATAGAAGCTTAACATTGCGTCCAGAAGGTACAGCTTCTACTGTTCGTTCGTATGTAGAGAATAAGCTATTTGGTTCTCCAAGTCAGCCAATAAAACTCTACTATATTGGTCCTATGTTCCGCTATGAGCGCCCACAATCAGGACGTATGCGTCAATTTGTTCAATTTGGAATTGAAGCATTAGGAAGTAACGACCCTGCTATTGATGCAGAGGTTATTGCACTGGCGATGGAGTTTTATCGTGAATTAGGTTTAAGTAATTTAAAGCTTGTGATTAATAGCTTAGGTGATGATGAAAGTAGACAAGCTCATCGTAATGCATTAATTGACCACTTTAAGCCAAGAATTGGTGAGTTCTGCTCTGATTGTCAAAGTCGATTAGAAAAGAATCCACTTCGGATATTAGATTGTAAAAAGGACAGAGACCATGAATTAATGGGTACAGCTCCTTCCATCTTAAACTACTTAAATGAAGATTCAAAAGCATTTTTCTCTAAAGTACAAAAGTATTTAACGGATATGAATATTTCTTTTGAAGTTGATGCGACTCTTGTACGGGGACTAGATTATTACAATAATACTGCCTTTGAAATTATGATTGAAGGAGAAGGCTTTGGAGCGATTACAACCTTAAGTGGTGGTGGTCGTTATAATGGTCTTGCTGAAGAGCTAGGTGGACCAGAGACACCAGGAATCGGCTTTGCATTAAGTATTGAACGATTGCTAATGGCATTAAAAGCACAGAATGTTGAAATTCCAGTAGAACAAAGTATCGATTGTTATATTGTTGCAATGGGTGAAAGTGCAAAGGACCGAGCTGCTAGTTTACTATTTGAGCTTCGTCAAGCTGGTTTAACGGCGGAAAAGGATTACTTAGATAGAAAAGTTAAAGGTCAGTTCAAAGCTGCAGACCGTTTAAAAGCAAAGTACACAGCGGTCATTGGAGACGATGAATTAGCTGCAAATAAAATTAATGTGAAATCAATGGGAACGGGAGACAAAGAAGAAGTATCCCTTGACCAATTTGCTAACTATATGAAAGAAAAAGCCGAGGAGGAGTAA
- the dtd gene encoding D-aminoacyl-tRNA deacylase, whose protein sequence is MRVVLQRVKQASVTVGNDVVGKINHGLMLLVGITHEDTIEHIKYVADKVINLRIFEDEDGKMNHSLLDVEGEILSVSQFTLYGDCRKGRRPNFMSAAKPEQAEKLYDQFNTLLREQGITVETGKFGAMMDVSLVNHGPVSLIVESK, encoded by the coding sequence GTGCGGGTTGTTTTACAGAGGGTTAAGCAGGCATCGGTTACTGTAGGAAACGATGTTGTTGGTAAAATAAATCATGGGTTAATGTTACTGGTTGGTATTACTCATGAGGATACAATTGAGCATATTAAGTATGTGGCAGATAAAGTTATCAATCTTCGTATTTTTGAGGATGAGGATGGGAAAATGAATCACTCTCTTCTTGATGTTGAGGGAGAAATACTATCTGTTTCACAATTTACTCTATATGGCGACTGTCGAAAAGGGAGAAGGCCGAACTTTATGTCAGCTGCCAAGCCTGAACAAGCAGAAAAGCTTTATGACCAGTTTAATACTCTCCTACGTGAGCAAGGAATTACCGTAGAAACAGGAAAATTTGGTGCAATGATGGATGTTTCACTTGTAAATCATGGACCTGTGTCGTTGATTGTGGAGAGTAAATAA
- a CDS encoding RelA/SpoT family protein has translation MTVEQVLEKASKYLSDKDLAFLDKAYNFAEEAHSEQYRKSGEPYILHPIQVAGILVELEMDPDTIAAAFLHDVVEDTDITLEEISDAFNAEVAMLVDGVTKLGKIKYKSKEEQQAENHRKMFVAMAKDIRVILIKLADRLHNMRTLKHLPPEKQRRISNETLEIFAPLAHRLGISTIKWELEDTALRYLDPQQYYRIVNLMKRKRTEREQYIHEVISKIQNNLSDILVNADISGRPKHIYSIYRKMALQNKQFNEIYDLLAVRIIVKNIKDCYAVLGVIHTCWKPMPGRFKDYIAMPKANMYQSLHTTVIGPNGDPLEVQIRSEEMHRIAEYGVAAHWAYKEGKEVANDKKSLEDKLTWFREIIEWQNDANDAQEFMESLKIDLFSDMVFVFTPKGDVIELPRGSVPLDFAYRIHSEIGNRCIGAKVNGKMVPLDHQLNTGDIIEVLTSKHSYGPSQDWLKITQSSHAKNKIRQWFKKERREENVEKGREAVEKEVKALGFDPKEIITPDNVDEVAHKFSFAGEEDMYAAVGYSGISAKQLATRLTEKFRKQNESEQENKSLAQAVAEIQAIAPKKRTSTGVRVKGVDNLLIRLSRCCNPVPGDEIAGYITKGRGVSVHRADCPNLQTDEAKDRLLPVEWEGDHLVSKSYNVDIEITAFDRRGLLNEVLQAVTESKTNINAVSGRSDHRNKVASIHMTISIHNIDHLHKVVERIKQLSDIYSVRRITH, from the coding sequence ATGACAGTTGAGCAAGTGTTAGAAAAAGCAAGTAAATATCTTTCTGACAAGGATTTAGCCTTTTTGGACAAAGCGTACAATTTTGCAGAAGAGGCTCATAGCGAACAATATCGCAAATCCGGTGAACCGTATATATTGCATCCAATTCAAGTAGCAGGAATTTTAGTCGAGCTTGAGATGGATCCAGATACTATTGCAGCTGCTTTTCTACATGATGTCGTAGAGGATACTGACATTACATTAGAGGAGATTAGTGATGCCTTTAATGCAGAAGTTGCGATGCTAGTTGATGGTGTAACAAAGCTAGGTAAGATTAAATACAAATCAAAAGAAGAACAACAGGCAGAGAATCATCGTAAAATGTTTGTCGCAATGGCGAAAGATATTCGAGTGATTTTAATTAAGTTAGCTGATCGCCTCCACAATATGAGAACGTTAAAGCATTTACCTCCAGAAAAGCAACGTAGAATTTCAAATGAAACATTAGAAATTTTTGCACCGCTTGCTCACCGACTAGGGATATCAACAATTAAATGGGAGCTTGAGGATACTGCTCTACGCTATTTAGATCCTCAACAATACTATCGAATTGTTAATTTAATGAAACGCAAGCGAACAGAACGAGAGCAATACATTCATGAAGTTATTTCAAAAATACAAAATAACTTATCCGATATCCTTGTAAATGCTGATATTTCAGGACGCCCAAAGCATATATACAGTATTTATAGAAAAATGGCTTTACAAAATAAGCAATTTAACGAGATCTATGATTTACTCGCTGTTCGAATTATTGTGAAGAACATTAAGGATTGCTATGCAGTTTTAGGTGTAATCCATACCTGCTGGAAGCCAATGCCAGGTCGTTTCAAGGATTATATTGCTATGCCAAAAGCCAATATGTACCAATCCCTTCATACAACGGTTATTGGTCCAAATGGTGATCCTCTTGAAGTGCAAATTCGTTCAGAAGAAATGCATAGAATTGCAGAATACGGGGTTGCAGCTCATTGGGCATATAAAGAGGGAAAAGAAGTTGCTAATGATAAGAAGTCATTAGAAGACAAGCTTACTTGGTTCCGAGAAATAATTGAATGGCAAAATGATGCTAACGATGCTCAAGAGTTTATGGAATCATTAAAAATTGATTTATTCTCTGACATGGTATTCGTTTTTACTCCAAAAGGAGATGTAATTGAGTTACCTAGAGGATCAGTACCTTTAGATTTCGCTTATCGAATTCACTCTGAAATTGGGAATAGATGTATTGGGGCAAAGGTAAATGGAAAGATGGTTCCTCTCGATCATCAGTTGAACACTGGTGATATCATTGAGGTATTAACATCTAAGCATTCATATGGTCCGAGTCAAGATTGGTTAAAAATTACGCAAAGTTCTCATGCAAAAAATAAAATCAGACAATGGTTTAAAAAAGAGCGTCGAGAAGAAAACGTTGAAAAAGGAAGAGAAGCAGTTGAAAAGGAAGTAAAGGCACTAGGCTTCGATCCGAAAGAAATTATTACACCAGACAATGTTGATGAGGTTGCACACAAATTCAGTTTTGCTGGTGAAGAAGATATGTATGCAGCTGTAGGTTATAGCGGAATTAGTGCAAAACAGCTTGCTACACGATTAACTGAAAAGTTTAGAAAGCAAAATGAGTCAGAACAAGAAAATAAATCACTAGCTCAAGCTGTTGCAGAAATCCAAGCAATCGCGCCTAAAAAGAGAACGAGTACAGGTGTGAGAGTGAAAGGTGTCGACAATCTGCTAATTCGCCTATCTCGATGCTGTAATCCAGTTCCAGGTGACGAGATCGCAGGATATATTACAAAAGGGCGAGGAGTTTCTGTCCATCGTGCCGATTGTCCAAACCTTCAAACGGATGAAGCAAAAGACCGTCTTCTACCTGTAGAGTGGGAAGGGGATCATTTAGTTAGTAAGAGCTACAACGTGGATATCGAAATAACTGCCTTTGACCGAAGAGGTTTATTAAATGAAGTACTTCAGGCAGTAACAGAGTCAAAAACAAATATTAATGCAGTATCAGGTCGTTCAGACCATAGAAACAAGGTAGCATCAATTCATATGACAATTTCTATTCATAATATCGACCACCTTCATAAAGTGGTAGAGCGGATTAAGCAGCTTTCAGATATATATTCGGTAAGAAGGATTACTCATTGA
- a CDS encoding adenine phosphoribosyltransferase, with translation MDFKNHITIVEDYPKEGILFKDISTLMQDGKVYKAAIDEMAQYAKSKNADLIVGPEARGFVIGCPIAYSLEKGFIPVRKAGKLPREVLSVDYGLEYGKDSLTMHRDAIQKGQRVVIADDLLATGGTIEATIKMVEELGGEVVGIAFLIELTYLDGRERLKGHDIFSLMKY, from the coding sequence ATGGATTTTAAAAATCATATTACAATTGTTGAGGACTATCCAAAAGAAGGAATTCTCTTTAAGGATATCTCAACACTTATGCAAGATGGTAAGGTATATAAGGCTGCTATTGACGAAATGGCACAATATGCGAAAAGCAAAAATGCTGATTTAATCGTTGGACCTGAAGCGCGTGGATTCGTAATTGGTTGTCCAATTGCTTATTCATTAGAAAAGGGCTTTATTCCTGTTCGTAAAGCAGGAAAGTTACCTCGTGAAGTATTAAGTGTTGATTACGGCTTAGAATACGGAAAAGACAGCTTAACAATGCATCGTGATGCAATTCAAAAAGGCCAGCGTGTTGTTATTGCTGATGATTTACTTGCAACGGGTGGAACAATTGAAGCAACGATAAAGATGGTTGAAGAATTAGGTGGAGAGGTAGTCGGTATTGCCTTTTTAATCGAGTTAACGTATTTAGATGGTCGTGAACGTCTGAAAGGCCATGACATTTTTTCATTAATGAAATACTAA
- the recJ gene encoding single-stranded-DNA-specific exonuclease RecJ has protein sequence MLKPKARWRVQQSNEEKVVELTEGLQLSPLVAKLLLNRGINSIEEARTFLEIEKTGYHDPFLLDGMKEAVERIEQSIATQEKILIFGDYDADGVSSTSVLIYTMKQLGADFQYYIPNRFTEGYGPNEPALRWAKEEGFNLVVTVDTGISAVHEASVAKEIGLDFIVTDHHEAPPVLPDAYAIVNPKKPNCPYPFKGLAGVGVAFKLAHALLGKPPEELLDIVAIGTIADLVPLVDENRLFAKKGVQALHLSTKPGIRALKKICGIDGQLNEEHVGFAIGPRINAAGRLDSADPAVELLTTESIEEAEEIAALIDDLNKSRQGLVNKMAEEAIQEVEEYYPPDKNNVLIIAKEGWNAGVIGIVASRLVERYYRPTIVMSIDSEKGLAKGSARSIEGFDMFENLSESRDILPHFGGHPMAAGLTMKLEHIEELRIRLNRQADEKLTEEDFIPIQKVDLVTPIEEVSIDVIEQMGKLAPFGVSNPTPKVLIEKVGLNQIRRIGSDENHLKVAFEQDGSLLDGIGFHLGYLFEEVTSIAKVSAIGKLSINEWNGHCKPQLMIEDVGVDEWQLFDWRNVQRIHERLELLPKEKRVIIAFHEESIDQLMLQVYKDEILIINGDEGYPNLDIEDRYLVLLDLPDAASGLESLLEYDRKPERIYTVFYQNESHFFSTAPTRENFKWYYGFLKKKGSFNIDQFGHQLAKHKGWSKNTVDFMTKVFFELDFVRIENGLITLNEKPEKKDLVDSKTYRRKSEQSNLENEFVYSSYQQLQQWFERVLTKEKIKET, from the coding sequence ATGCTAAAACCAAAAGCTAGATGGAGAGTTCAGCAATCGAATGAAGAAAAGGTTGTTGAATTAACAGAAGGATTACAATTGTCGCCACTTGTAGCTAAGTTGTTACTAAATCGTGGTATTAATTCAATAGAAGAAGCGAGAACATTTTTAGAAATTGAAAAAACAGGCTATCATGATCCATTTTTACTTGATGGAATGAAGGAAGCTGTAGAACGTATAGAACAAAGTATTGCTACTCAAGAGAAAATTTTAATTTTTGGTGATTACGATGCAGATGGAGTTAGTAGCACGTCTGTTTTAATTTATACAATGAAACAACTTGGAGCTGATTTTCAATATTATATTCCTAATCGATTTACGGAGGGGTATGGACCGAACGAACCAGCATTAAGGTGGGCAAAGGAAGAAGGCTTCAATCTTGTTGTCACTGTTGATACGGGTATTTCTGCTGTGCACGAAGCGTCAGTGGCAAAAGAAATTGGGCTAGATTTTATCGTAACTGATCACCATGAGGCACCTCCCGTTCTGCCAGATGCGTATGCGATTGTGAATCCGAAAAAGCCTAATTGTCCATACCCATTCAAAGGACTAGCTGGTGTTGGAGTGGCTTTTAAATTAGCTCATGCTTTATTAGGGAAGCCACCTGAAGAATTACTAGACATTGTGGCAATCGGTACAATTGCTGACCTTGTTCCATTAGTTGATGAAAATCGCTTATTTGCAAAAAAAGGGGTACAAGCTTTGCATCTTTCAACTAAGCCAGGTATACGTGCTTTGAAAAAGATTTGCGGAATTGATGGTCAACTGAATGAAGAGCATGTGGGCTTTGCAATCGGACCACGTATTAATGCAGCGGGTCGTTTAGATTCTGCTGATCCAGCTGTAGAGTTACTGACAACAGAGAGTATAGAGGAAGCAGAAGAAATAGCGGCTCTTATTGACGACTTAAATAAGAGCCGTCAAGGTCTAGTAAATAAAATGGCTGAAGAAGCAATCCAAGAAGTAGAAGAGTATTATCCACCTGACAAGAACAATGTGTTAATAATTGCAAAAGAAGGATGGAATGCTGGTGTTATCGGAATTGTTGCTTCAAGGCTTGTTGAGAGATATTATCGACCAACAATCGTTATGAGCATTGACAGTGAAAAAGGATTAGCTAAAGGCTCTGCTAGAAGTATTGAAGGCTTTGATATGTTTGAGAACCTTTCGGAAAGTAGGGATATTCTGCCTCATTTTGGAGGACATCCAATGGCTGCAGGCCTTACGATGAAGCTCGAACATATCGAAGAGCTACGTATAAGATTAAATCGCCAAGCAGATGAGAAGTTAACAGAAGAAGACTTTATTCCGATTCAAAAGGTCGATTTAGTGACACCAATCGAAGAGGTATCAATTGATGTTATTGAACAAATGGGCAAGCTAGCACCGTTTGGAGTAAGTAACCCAACACCTAAGGTTCTAATTGAAAAGGTTGGACTAAATCAAATAAGAAGAATCGGTAGCGATGAAAATCATTTAAAGGTGGCATTTGAACAGGATGGTTCATTATTAGATGGAATTGGATTTCACTTAGGATATTTGTTTGAAGAAGTGACTTCAATTGCTAAAGTGTCAGCAATTGGTAAACTATCAATCAATGAATGGAATGGACATTGTAAGCCACAGCTAATGATTGAAGATGTGGGTGTCGATGAGTGGCAGCTATTTGATTGGAGAAATGTTCAAAGGATACATGAGCGACTTGAGCTACTTCCAAAAGAAAAGAGAGTTATTATTGCTTTTCATGAAGAATCGATTGACCAGCTAATGCTTCAAGTATATAAAGATGAGATTCTTATTATTAATGGTGATGAAGGATATCCTAATTTAGACATAGAAGACCGTTATTTGGTATTATTAGATCTCCCAGATGCTGCAAGCGGTTTAGAGTCTTTACTAGAGTATGATAGAAAGCCTGAGCGTATATATACTGTTTTTTATCAAAATGAATCACATTTCTTTTCAACAGCGCCTACAAGGGAGAATTTTAAATGGTATTATGGGTTCTTAAAGAAGAAAGGGAGCTTTAATATAGACCAATTTGGACATCAATTGGCAAAACATAAAGGATGGTCCAAAAATACGGTCGATTTTATGACGAAGGTGTTTTTTGAATTAGATTTTGTTAGAATAGAGAATGGATTAATCACTCTAAATGAAAAGCCTGAGAAAAAAGATTTAGTTGACTCAAAAACATATCGTAGAAAATCAGAGCAATCTAACTTAGAAAATGAATTTGTATACTCATCCTACCAGCAACTTCAGCAATGGTTTGAGCGAGTGTTAACAAAGGAAAAAATCAAGGAGACGTGA
- a CDS encoding LapA family protein, protein MRGQWGLILGIVVALVIAIFAVINVEPVRVNYMFGVSDWPLILVILGSVLMGGIIVGAVGMVKVYQLQQEIKRLKKGSADKKAHSNLDDNNKTDKSLASQTKAPIDTNNKEETKPKE, encoded by the coding sequence ATGAGAGGACAATGGGGATTGATTCTTGGAATAGTAGTAGCTTTAGTTATCGCTATTTTTGCCGTTATTAATGTTGAGCCTGTTCGTGTCAACTATATGTTTGGCGTTTCTGACTGGCCATTAATTTTAGTTATTTTAGGTTCAGTATTAATGGGTGGAATAATTGTTGGTGCTGTAGGAATGGTGAAGGTCTACCAGCTTCAACAGGAGATTAAGCGTTTGAAGAAGGGGTCAGCAGATAAAAAGGCTCATTCTAACTTAGATGATAACAATAAAACTGATAAGTCTTTAGCTAGTCAAACAAAAGCACCGATAGATACAAATAACAAAGAAGAAACAAAACCAAAAGAATAA